In one window of Poriferisphaera corsica DNA:
- a CDS encoding phytoene/squalene synthase family protein produces the protein MPESPTQSIQPVNAKIEASFTHCHEVSKNRAKNFYYGMKLTPEPKRSALYTIYAFMRECDDLADEPLDGRGQMEEGVAEIEASPEIRRERINQFRSQMQNVIDHPLDDLPEDLSWEAFRYVMQTYPIDPAHLHHMLDGQIADLRQHRYSNFDALYQYCYNVASTVGLTCTAIWGFLPGTDMTENLMLAEYRGIALQLTNILRDIAEDAERDRIYLPLDELASYGYAEDDLLGLRVNEAYDRFMKFQIDRAYDYYEKSRTLEQRLTPNCRGTCWAMMRIYRGLLDQIAADPRRVMHERVRLSTPAKLRIMLAAKLKRRY, from the coding sequence ATGCCTGAATCCCCCACACAATCTATTCAGCCAGTCAATGCGAAGATCGAAGCTTCGTTTACGCATTGTCATGAGGTTTCGAAGAACCGGGCTAAGAACTTTTATTACGGGATGAAGTTAACGCCGGAGCCGAAACGCTCAGCTCTTTATACGATCTATGCTTTTATGCGTGAGTGTGATGATTTGGCTGACGAGCCATTGGATGGTCGTGGTCAAATGGAAGAAGGTGTGGCTGAGATTGAAGCCAGCCCGGAGATTCGGCGTGAACGCATCAATCAATTCCGATCACAGATGCAGAATGTAATCGATCATCCGCTTGACGATCTTCCAGAAGATTTATCATGGGAAGCGTTTCGGTATGTCATGCAGACGTATCCGATTGATCCGGCCCATCTACACCACATGTTAGATGGACAGATTGCAGATTTGCGGCAGCATCGTTACTCGAATTTCGATGCGCTTTATCAGTATTGCTACAACGTTGCTTCGACCGTTGGACTAACGTGTACGGCGATTTGGGGATTTCTCCCGGGTACTGATATGACGGAGAATTTAATGTTGGCGGAGTATCGCGGGATTGCTTTGCAGTTGACGAATATTCTGCGGGATATTGCAGAGGATGCTGAGCGAGATCGGATCTATTTACCGTTAGATGAGTTGGCTTCGTATGGGTATGCTGAGGACGATTTGTTGGGGCTGCGTGTGAATGAAGCTTATGACCGGTTCATGAAGTTTCAGATTGATCGTGCGTATGATTATTATGAAAAATCACGCACGCTTGAGCAGCGATTGACGCCAAATTGTCGAGGAACGTGTTGGGCGATGATGCGAATTTATCGTGGTCTTTTGGATCAGATTGCGGCTGACCCCAGACGGGTGATGCATGAGCGGGTACGGTTGTCGACGCCGGCTAAACTGCGGATTATGCTTGCGGCAAAGCTAAAACGTCGCTACTAA
- the hpnE gene encoding hydroxysqualene dehydroxylase HpnE produces the protein MSECIPEKLPKDLFADQRVAIIGGGVAGIAAAVRLAEWHVPVTLVETRTKLGGRATSFLDPKTKDPLDNCQHVLMGCCTNLIDLYKRLGVYDKIEWHDQLYFANSKKTELDGELSVDVMKADPLPAPLHLARAMLGFNGLTMREKIAIASAMSAIIRTSFDKRNELDSLSFLDWLKQHKQPDSAIKKYWEVVIVSACNESLDRCSTRYAMQVLQEGFLHHRDAWRMGLSVVPLLDLYDPAEALLRRAGGTLDLSMGVQSLDYTMSTGLIESITLSKSEKQLAADAFVSTVPFDRLDKLTSEQCKDADSRLVHLDKFTVSPIIGIHVYLRSIDGKAVMKLPHLILNDSPIQWIFNKGMNDDSTQHLHCVISAAYELVDASVNEMRTLVESEIRRVFSISDQVEIVHIRPVKEKRATFSVYAGLDQYRPTTSPNEQQIQNLFVAGDWVDTGWPATMEGAARSGYNAALDAIHFLLSRSKHAEASRILVTMPDTFLCSDLPSSPLYRSISKLPG, from the coding sequence ATGAGTGAATGTATACCCGAAAAATTACCGAAGGATTTATTTGCCGATCAACGTGTTGCGATCATCGGAGGGGGTGTCGCGGGTATTGCGGCGGCAGTTCGGCTTGCAGAGTGGCATGTCCCGGTAACGTTGGTTGAAACACGCACGAAGCTCGGCGGGCGGGCAACATCTTTTCTGGACCCCAAAACTAAAGATCCATTGGATAATTGCCAGCATGTTCTGATGGGATGTTGTACGAACCTGATTGATCTATATAAACGGTTGGGGGTCTACGATAAGATTGAGTGGCATGATCAACTCTATTTTGCGAATAGTAAAAAAACTGAGTTGGATGGTGAGTTGTCGGTTGACGTGATGAAAGCTGATCCATTGCCGGCGCCATTACATTTGGCACGTGCGATGCTTGGGTTTAACGGCTTGACGATGCGAGAAAAAATTGCGATTGCATCAGCGATGTCTGCGATTATTCGAACGAGTTTTGATAAGCGGAATGAATTAGACTCGTTATCTTTTTTGGATTGGCTCAAGCAACATAAGCAGCCGGATTCTGCGATCAAGAAATATTGGGAAGTGGTGATTGTTTCCGCTTGTAACGAATCGCTTGATCGATGTTCAACGCGCTATGCGATGCAGGTTTTGCAGGAAGGCTTTTTGCACCATCGTGATGCGTGGCGGATGGGGCTTTCGGTTGTGCCATTGCTTGATTTATATGATCCTGCTGAGGCATTGCTACGAAGAGCAGGGGGGACACTGGATTTATCGATGGGTGTGCAATCATTGGATTACACGATGAGTACGGGTCTGATCGAATCGATTACGTTAAGTAAATCAGAGAAGCAGCTTGCAGCCGATGCATTTGTTTCAACGGTACCGTTTGATCGTTTGGATAAGCTGACCTCAGAGCAATGCAAAGATGCTGATTCGCGTCTTGTTCATCTGGACAAGTTTACGGTTTCGCCGATCATCGGTATTCATGTTTATTTGCGGTCAATTGATGGTAAGGCGGTTATGAAGCTGCCGCATCTAATTCTGAACGATTCGCCGATCCAATGGATATTCAACAAAGGGATGAACGATGATAGTACGCAGCATCTGCATTGTGTGATTTCCGCGGCGTATGAGTTGGTTGATGCTTCCGTGAATGAGATGCGAACACTTGTTGAAAGCGAGATTAGACGTGTTTTCTCGATATCAGATCAGGTAGAAATTGTGCATATTCGGCCAGTTAAGGAAAAACGTGCGACGTTTTCTGTGTATGCTGGATTAGATCAGTACAGGCCAACAACGTCGCCGAATGAGCAACAGATTCAAAACCTTTTTGTTGCTGGCGATTGGGTTGATACAGGTTGGCCTGCGACGATGGAGGGGGCTGCTCGTTCAGGTTATAACGCTGCGCTCGATGCGATACATTTTCTTTTATCACGATCTAAGCATGCTGAGGCATCGCGTATTCTAGTCACAATGCCTGATACATTTTTGTGCAGCGATCTGCCTTCTTCGCCGCTATATCGCTCAATCAGTAAATTGCCGGGTTGA
- a CDS encoding redoxin domain-containing protein gives MKKLTGSILGLMLVALIIVAGVSVTNAADEMKAKVGAQAPDFTLKDVTTGKEISLDDYKGKIVVMTFQSINCPWDRYREEGGYQRILSKLAPEYTDKGVQFIAINSNANETVEEVASYARESKVPYPILKDPGNVVADEYGGRTTPHFYVIDKDGKLVYMGGFENAPNTPENCGHMDTPYLVPVLNAEIEGKELPYKVTKSKGCGIKRAS, from the coding sequence ATGAAAAAACTGACGGGAAGTATTTTAGGTTTAATGTTGGTCGCATTGATTATTGTGGCCGGCGTCAGCGTTACAAATGCAGCGGATGAAATGAAAGCGAAAGTCGGAGCGCAAGCCCCAGACTTTACGCTCAAAGATGTTACAACCGGCAAAGAAATCAGCCTTGATGATTACAAGGGCAAGATCGTTGTCATGACGTTCCAAAGCATAAACTGCCCTTGGGATCGATACCGTGAAGAAGGCGGTTATCAGCGAATCCTAAGCAAACTAGCCCCCGAGTACACTGACAAAGGCGTGCAGTTTATCGCGATCAACTCCAACGCAAACGAGACTGTCGAAGAAGTGGCATCCTATGCACGCGAAAGCAAAGTACCTTACCCAATCCTAAAAGATCCAGGCAATGTTGTGGCTGACGAGTATGGTGGCCGTACAACACCTCATTTTTACGTGATTGATAAAGACGGCAAGCTTGTCTACATGGGTGGATTCGAAAATGCACCGAACACACCAGAAAATTGCGGACATATGGATACGCCATATCTCGTCCCTGTGTTAAACGCAGAGATTGAAGGCAAAGAGCTGCCGTATAAAGTTACCAAGAGCAAAGGCTGTGGCATCAAGCGCGCAAGCTAA
- the hpnC gene encoding squalene synthase HpnC: protein MNFSIHDQLKQYGPERLNGHILTLEEATAYTRSLTLSHYENFTVVSWFLPKRLRADFSNVYAFCRWADDLGDEIGDQERSLELLEWFEQELDACYAGRPRHPVFVALSPTIEKHDIPKKPFRDLIDAFKQDQRVTRYDNWAQVVDYCTRSANPVGHLVLYMCGYRDAYRQQLSDSTCTALQLANFWQDIRRDIIERDRVYIPSDIASKHDLSVESLVSAILHDHAHKNPNSCAACPTTTVALSALRGPAEKTVRELVQKTWPLFEQGAELLPLIAPDVRLDIKLFSMGGESILRMIERNGYDTLTRRPSLSKPAKMSLMMRAFVGKILTPFATPQTSI from the coding sequence ATGAACTTCTCGATTCATGACCAACTGAAACAATACGGCCCGGAGCGTCTGAATGGCCACATATTGACGCTTGAGGAAGCAACGGCGTATACGCGCTCGTTGACGCTATCGCATTATGAGAATTTCACGGTTGTGTCGTGGTTCTTGCCGAAGCGGCTGCGTGCGGATTTTTCAAATGTGTATGCATTTTGCCGATGGGCTGATGATTTGGGGGATGAGATTGGGGATCAGGAGCGATCGCTTGAATTGCTGGAGTGGTTTGAGCAGGAATTGGATGCTTGTTATGCGGGGCGGCCACGTCACCCGGTTTTTGTGGCCCTGTCGCCGACGATCGAGAAGCATGATATTCCGAAGAAGCCGTTCCGTGATTTGATTGATGCGTTCAAGCAGGACCAGCGTGTGACCCGGTATGACAACTGGGCGCAGGTGGTGGATTACTGCACACGATCAGCGAATCCGGTTGGGCACTTAGTGCTGTATATGTGCGGCTATCGTGATGCGTATCGCCAACAGTTGTCTGATTCGACATGTACGGCATTGCAATTAGCGAATTTTTGGCAGGATATTCGCAGGGACATTATTGAGCGTGATCGGGTCTATATCCCGTCTGATATTGCGTCGAAGCATGATCTGTCTGTTGAGAGTCTTGTTTCGGCAATCTTGCATGATCATGCACATAAGAATCCAAACAGTTGTGCGGCTTGTCCGACGACTACGGTTGCGCTTTCAGCGTTGCGTGGGCCGGCGGAAAAGACGGTGCGCGAATTGGTGCAGAAGACGTGGCCGTTGTTTGAACAAGGTGCGGAGTTGTTGCCATTGATTGCGCCGGATGTGCGGTTGGATATTAAGCTGTTTTCAATGGGTGGCGAGTCGATTTTGCGGATGATTGAGCGGAACGGTTATGACACGCTGACGAGAAGGCCGTCGTTATCGAAACCTGCTAAAATGTCATTGATGATGCGTGCATTTGTAGGCAAGATATTGACGCCGTTTGCGACGCCTCAGACGTCAATCTGA
- a CDS encoding glycosyltransferase, with the protein MHQLELNKHLNNQTADVLFLAERPMWPLDQGFRVHGCNMLKSLHQLGISAKVASAEPTTDAPDWLNDLIIDWPNATPHDIQLFHEGWSGPLSKLRHKAASHQGIDIHRLAGAISLIKRCKPKTVIAVGLHGPVLLKGLQQAFPRVKMIWYAADEPITFHLSCLKQEPIKDWPPRFWNILTFAAIERLFARGLDGAIGVSPLDSKRLKRIAAVKSIHTIRNGVDLEYFSPKSNLPDDHSVVFWGRMDFEPNIDAVTWFAKNAWPQLVKRSPNAVFNIVGKNPTPAIQALTQIPGINVLGAVPDIRTHAQNATVAILPMRCGAGIKNKLLESAAMGIPTIASPKAIHGLDISCLEKPFHIAHNPDLWADHVWHLWHDTTYRQQLSQRSRQWVTAKHNWQDAARELIRYINTMFPLDQRLLTSSPDQITQHNKRSNKAA; encoded by the coding sequence ATGCATCAGTTAGAACTCAACAAACATCTCAACAACCAGACCGCCGACGTTCTATTCCTCGCAGAACGCCCCATGTGGCCGCTCGATCAGGGTTTCCGCGTCCACGGCTGCAACATGCTCAAATCCCTGCACCAACTCGGCATCTCTGCCAAAGTCGCTTCTGCCGAACCTACCACCGATGCGCCCGATTGGCTCAACGACCTAATCATCGATTGGCCCAATGCAACACCTCATGACATCCAACTCTTCCACGAAGGCTGGTCAGGCCCCCTCTCCAAACTCCGCCACAAAGCCGCCAGTCATCAAGGTATCGACATCCACCGACTCGCCGGCGCTATCAGCCTAATCAAACGTTGCAAACCTAAAACAGTCATCGCCGTCGGCCTCCACGGCCCTGTCCTCCTCAAAGGCCTTCAACAAGCTTTTCCCCGCGTCAAAATGATCTGGTACGCCGCAGACGAACCCATCACCTTCCACCTCTCCTGCCTCAAACAAGAACCCATCAAAGATTGGCCACCTCGCTTCTGGAACATCCTCACCTTCGCCGCTATCGAACGCCTCTTCGCACGTGGCCTCGACGGCGCCATCGGTGTCAGCCCACTCGACTCCAAACGCCTCAAGCGCATCGCCGCCGTCAAATCTATCCATACCATCCGTAACGGCGTTGACCTCGAATACTTCTCTCCAAAATCCAATCTCCCCGACGACCACTCCGTCGTCTTCTGGGGCCGCATGGATTTCGAACCCAATATCGACGCTGTCACATGGTTCGCCAAAAATGCTTGGCCACAACTCGTCAAACGCTCACCAAACGCCGTCTTCAACATCGTCGGCAAAAACCCAACACCCGCCATCCAAGCCCTCACTCAAATCCCAGGCATCAACGTCCTCGGAGCCGTCCCCGACATCCGTACCCATGCCCAGAATGCCACCGTCGCCATTCTTCCCATGCGTTGCGGTGCCGGCATCAAAAACAAGCTCCTCGAATCCGCCGCAATGGGTATCCCAACCATCGCCTCTCCTAAGGCTATTCATGGGTTAGACATTAGCTGCCTCGAAAAACCATTCCACATCGCACACAACCCCGACCTCTGGGCCGATCACGTCTGGCATCTCTGGCATGACACCACCTACCGTCAGCAACTCAGCCAGCGTTCACGCCAATGGGTCACCGCAAAACACAATTGGCAAGACGCCGCACGGGAACTTATCCGATACATCAACACCATGTTCCCACTCGACCAACGCCTACTCACCAGCTCACCTGACCAAATCACGCAACATAACAAACGTTCTAACAAAGCTGCCTAA
- a CDS encoding mechanosensitive ion channel family protein encodes MKHIFGRWPFYLMLIVIGFFCLIGIDLSESFGAPEVDVHQATQEMSDATDDVDPMLLLGDDIDLTAGDAVSVEGWKRVWRKIVYITKKIWYTPIYEVGESDISIQHMVVALLAAVIGFWLSKRASMMVYHRLRKMKRVSATTALQAQKLLFYLLAIFVTLFALQLMGIPITLFTVLGGAVAIGVSFGAQNVIGNFISGIIVMTERPIRLGDTIVLEGGMEGLVEDIGQRSTRVRRIDGVDVIVPNSKFVDQSVTNWTLSDDVIRSCVCVGVAYGSDVELVKSLLMKVVEAHQQILDTHKPIVVFDDFGDNALMFEVYFWAKLKRPMQRLILQSDIRFSIDREFKEAEIVIAYPQRDVHLNGIGTVDVRMVNNGATN; translated from the coding sequence ATGAAGCATATTTTCGGTCGATGGCCTTTTTACCTTATGTTGATTGTGATTGGCTTTTTTTGCTTGATTGGGATTGATCTAAGCGAAAGTTTTGGTGCGCCGGAAGTAGACGTTCATCAGGCTACTCAAGAAATGAGCGATGCGACAGATGACGTAGATCCGATGCTACTGCTGGGTGATGACATTGATCTGACAGCAGGCGATGCGGTGAGCGTGGAAGGCTGGAAGCGAGTTTGGCGGAAGATCGTTTATATTACAAAAAAGATTTGGTATACCCCCATATACGAGGTGGGTGAAAGCGACATCTCTATCCAGCATATGGTGGTTGCGCTTTTGGCGGCGGTCATCGGATTCTGGCTAAGCAAACGTGCTAGTATGATGGTCTATCACAGACTTAGAAAAATGAAACGGGTAAGCGCTACGACCGCATTGCAAGCTCAAAAATTATTGTTCTACCTGTTGGCCATTTTTGTAACACTGTTTGCATTGCAACTGATGGGGATACCAATCACACTGTTTACAGTGCTAGGCGGTGCGGTTGCGATTGGCGTTAGTTTTGGCGCACAGAATGTGATTGGCAATTTTATCTCGGGGATCATTGTCATGACCGAACGGCCAATTCGGTTAGGAGACACGATCGTGCTGGAAGGTGGGATGGAAGGATTAGTCGAGGATATTGGGCAAAGATCGACGCGAGTCAGACGGATTGATGGTGTAGACGTGATTGTGCCAAACAGTAAGTTTGTGGATCAGTCTGTAACAAATTGGACTTTGAGTGATGATGTGATTCGCAGTTGCGTATGTGTTGGGGTCGCCTATGGAAGTGATGTTGAACTAGTAAAATCGTTGCTAATGAAAGTTGTTGAGGCACATCAGCAGATCTTGGATACACACAAACCGATTGTTGTATTTGATGACTTTGGCGACAATGCGCTGATGTTCGAAGTGTATTTTTGGGCAAAGCTAAAAAGACCTATGCAGCGATTGATACTTCAGAGTGATATCAGGTTCTCGATTGATCGCGAATTTAAAGAAGCAGAGATCGTTATTGCGTATCCTCAGCGTGATGTGCATCTAAACGGCATCGGCACCGTTGATGTTCGAATGGTTAACAATGGGGCTACAAATTAA
- a CDS encoding glycosyltransferase family 4 protein produces the protein MHFGRYANSWLRKASQKDPNQMLIGLDARTIFAPEQRGIARSLVQMYRHLAQIRPNWHVIAYHREDSPLLPDNIPADWLDTRFIEMPGDRFDAWMKMRLPLAAVQDHVDVLHCPANICPKWMPVPTVVTIHDLIPIDMPHGQQPGLIKRFDQSVKHACQRADAITCPSNYTRDRLIADYHANPDLITTTHWSVTTDSTPISNQAQIKDKFGIASPNTILHFGAGEVRKNTRRLIKSWSMLPYNLQEQWQLIVVGLDFQTLYELKRYASSLNLGNSVLLYDFIDANDLTSLMHASDVLAYPSLSEGFGLPILEAFAANTAVITSDRTCLPEIASDAAAFVDPTDAQQMTQTLNAVMSNTKLRNQLIAKGNERLADFSWQQCAERFAQTIETIARSQDQNIAA, from the coding sequence ATGCATTTCGGTCGCTACGCCAACTCCTGGCTGCGTAAAGCATCTCAGAAAGACCCCAATCAAATGCTCATCGGACTGGACGCAAGAACGATCTTCGCACCCGAGCAACGCGGCATCGCCCGTAGCCTCGTCCAGATGTATCGTCATCTCGCTCAGATCCGTCCCAATTGGCACGTCATCGCCTATCACCGCGAAGACAGCCCCTTACTCCCAGACAACATCCCCGCCGATTGGCTCGACACCCGCTTCATCGAAATGCCTGGCGATCGCTTCGATGCATGGATGAAAATGCGTCTACCCCTCGCAGCCGTCCAGGATCACGTCGACGTACTCCACTGTCCCGCCAACATATGCCCCAAATGGATGCCCGTCCCCACCGTCGTGACCATACACGACCTCATCCCCATCGACATGCCCCACGGCCAGCAGCCCGGACTCATCAAACGCTTCGATCAATCCGTCAAACACGCATGTCAACGCGCCGACGCCATCACCTGTCCCAGCAACTACACCCGTGATCGCCTCATCGCCGATTATCACGCCAATCCTGATCTCATCACCACCACGCATTGGTCTGTCACCACCGATTCAACACCAATCTCCAATCAAGCTCAAATCAAAGACAAGTTCGGCATCGCCAGCCCCAACACGATCCTTCACTTCGGCGCAGGTGAAGTCCGCAAAAATACACGCCGCCTGATCAAAAGTTGGTCCATGCTCCCATACAACCTCCAGGAGCAATGGCAACTCATCGTCGTCGGCCTCGATTTCCAAACACTCTACGAACTCAAACGCTACGCCTCCTCACTCAATCTCGGCAATTCAGTTCTCCTCTACGATTTCATCGACGCCAACGACCTTACCAGCCTCATGCACGCGTCCGACGTCCTCGCCTACCCCAGCCTCTCCGAAGGCTTCGGCCTCCCCATACTCGAAGCTTTCGCCGCCAACACCGCCGTCATCACAAGCGACCGTACATGCCTCCCCGAAATCGCCTCTGATGCCGCCGCTTTCGTTGACCCAACCGATGCACAGCAGATGACCCAAACTCTGAACGCTGTCATGAGCAACACCAAACTTCGCAATCAACTTATCGCCAAAGGCAATGAACGCCTCGCCGATTTCTCCTGGCAGCAATGCGCCGAACGTTTCGCTCAAACCATCGAAACAATCGCCAGATCACAAGACCAAAATATCGCAGCCTGA